One segment of Agromyces albus DNA contains the following:
- a CDS encoding ROK family transcriptional regulator, producing the protein MVDISRGSALGISGASELFQLLRDGAPRTRASLAQTTGLARSTVAARVDELMRLGLVTPVADAASTGGRPPSQFALNPAARIVLAADLGASHATIAVTDLAGTVLAKRSEPMDITRGPETVLGWMVEAGLALIAEFGRDRKELVAIGIGVPGPVEHSTGRPVNPPIMPGWDRFDVPGWVQQHLEVPVLVDNDVNIMALGERALAWPNVEHLVFVKVATGIGSGVISGGLLQRGAQGIAGDIGHVRVARGADVPCHCGNRGCLEALASGPAIARALREQGVDVQSGSDVVELVKRGDIDAIQAVRQAGRDIGEVLTACVSLVNPSVIAIGGSMARAGEHLIAGVREVVYTRSMPLATEHLAIVQSAAAENAAVLGASMLAIHHVLSPEGIDALAAR; encoded by the coding sequence ATGGTGGACATCAGCCGCGGATCGGCCCTCGGCATTTCGGGAGCGAGCGAGCTCTTCCAGCTGCTCCGCGACGGGGCGCCGCGCACCCGTGCGTCGCTCGCGCAGACCACCGGACTGGCCCGCTCGACCGTCGCCGCTCGGGTCGACGAGCTCATGCGACTCGGCCTCGTGACGCCCGTCGCCGATGCCGCCTCGACCGGGGGCCGCCCGCCGTCGCAGTTCGCGCTCAATCCCGCCGCCCGCATCGTGCTCGCGGCCGACCTCGGCGCCTCCCACGCCACGATCGCCGTCACCGACCTGGCCGGCACCGTGCTCGCCAAGCGCAGCGAGCCCATGGACATCACGCGCGGCCCCGAGACCGTGCTCGGCTGGATGGTCGAGGCGGGACTCGCGCTCATCGCCGAGTTCGGCCGCGACCGCAAGGAGCTCGTCGCGATCGGCATCGGCGTTCCCGGGCCCGTCGAGCACTCCACCGGTCGGCCCGTGAATCCGCCGATCATGCCCGGCTGGGATCGCTTCGACGTGCCCGGATGGGTGCAGCAGCATCTCGAGGTGCCCGTGCTCGTCGACAACGACGTGAACATCATGGCCCTCGGCGAGCGGGCGCTCGCCTGGCCGAACGTGGAGCACCTCGTGTTCGTGAAGGTTGCGACCGGCATCGGCTCGGGCGTTATCTCGGGCGGGCTGCTGCAGCGCGGCGCTCAGGGCATCGCGGGCGACATCGGCCACGTGCGGGTCGCGCGCGGTGCCGACGTGCCCTGTCACTGCGGGAATCGCGGATGCCTCGAAGCCCTCGCCTCTGGCCCCGCGATCGCGCGCGCACTGCGTGAGCAGGGCGTCGACGTGCAATCCGGCAGCGACGTCGTCGAGCTCGTGAAGCGCGGCGACATCGACGCGATCCAGGCCGTGCGCCAGGCCGGCCGCGACATCGGCGAAGTGCTCACGGCGTGCGTGAGCCTCGTGAACCCGTCGGTCATCGCGATCGGCGGGTCGATGGCGCGAGCCGGCGAGCACCTCATCGCCGGCGTGCGCGAGGTCGTCTACACGCGCTCGATGCCGCTCGCCACCGAGCATCTCGCCATCGTGCAGTCGGCCGCTGCCGAGAACGCCGCCGTGCTCGGCGCGAGCATGCTCGCCATTCACCACGTGCTCTCCCCCGAGGGCATCGACGCGCTCGCCGCCCGCTGA
- a CDS encoding YqaJ viral recombinase family protein, with product MPDTPFALFDLEGSTAVVEAPPRHPHETRIVADSSDRVTWLRARSRGITATDVAKLASRASVRSAAWEKRYGSSFGGSRYTDHGREREPVIAEWVRRTHGIEPSSLLFHSATERRHLATPDGLRVAPDGELQLCEIKTTSKPWRGIPRGYLRQVWWQQYVLGAERTLVVWERHDDFVPVAEEPECRWVDRDDDQIAILVHLANALIDELHASTAGRAR from the coding sequence GTGCCCGATACGCCCTTCGCCCTCTTCGATCTCGAGGGCTCGACGGCGGTCGTCGAGGCACCTCCGCGGCACCCTCACGAGACGCGGATCGTGGCCGATTCGAGCGACCGGGTGACCTGGTTGCGGGCTCGCTCCCGCGGCATCACGGCGACGGATGTCGCGAAGCTCGCGTCCCGGGCATCCGTCCGCTCTGCCGCGTGGGAGAAGCGATACGGCTCGAGCTTCGGCGGCAGCCGCTACACCGACCACGGTCGTGAACGCGAGCCTGTGATCGCCGAGTGGGTGCGCCGCACGCACGGCATCGAGCCGTCGTCGCTGCTCTTCCACTCCGCGACCGAGCGCCGGCACCTCGCGACTCCCGACGGGCTCCGCGTCGCTCCCGACGGCGAGCTCCAGCTGTGCGAGATCAAGACCACGTCGAAGCCGTGGCGCGGCATCCCGCGCGGGTATCTCCGGCAGGTGTGGTGGCAGCAGTACGTGCTCGGCGCCGAGCGCACGCTCGTGGTGTGGGAACGGCACGACGACTTCGTGCCCGTGGCCGAAGAGCCCGAGTGCCGCTGGGTCGACCGCGACGACGACCAGATCGCGATCCTCGTGCACCTCGCGAACGCGCTCATCGACGAGCTCCACGCGAGCACCGCCGGCCGCGCTCGATGA
- a CDS encoding sugar ABC transporter ATP-binding protein, which translates to MNGADATPVLVAEGLEKSFFGVQVLRGVGLTLAPGEVHGLVGENGAGKSTFMKLLAGVYERDAGTITLGGEEVDFTHPVQAAHAGLATVFQEFNLLPERTVAQNVFLGREPKRRGLVDRAAMQRETRALLDELGIDTIDADAPVRTLTVAEQQIVEIVKALSTDARVIQMDEPTAALAGHEVELLYAIVRRLAARGVAILYVSHRLKEIFDLCDTITVLKDGALVSTGPASELTTDELVRRMVGRPISAYFPDAEPGTVLGEPRLQLTGAGNAYVDGVDLELRAGEIVGVAGLQGSGRTELVEGVFGVTPFTRGEMQLDGRPIHVTSARQAVRTGIALITEDRKAHGLALNQSIADNALLVIRSVFARRTSEARRELPGVLSSLEVVSRGVDQEVQYLSGGNQQKVVLAKWLATKPSVVLLDEPTRGIDVGAKVAVYNLMRRLAKEGVAILMISSELPEVIGMSDRIIVMHDGRASAELPARSDEATILAAATGTLKLGTGAK; encoded by the coding sequence ATGAACGGCGCCGACGCGACACCAGTGCTCGTGGCCGAGGGCCTCGAGAAGTCGTTCTTCGGCGTGCAGGTGCTGCGCGGTGTCGGTCTCACGCTCGCACCGGGGGAGGTGCACGGCCTCGTCGGCGAGAACGGCGCGGGCAAGTCGACGTTCATGAAGCTCCTCGCGGGCGTCTACGAGCGCGACGCCGGCACGATCACGCTCGGCGGCGAGGAGGTCGACTTCACCCACCCGGTGCAAGCGGCGCACGCCGGCCTCGCCACGGTGTTCCAGGAGTTCAACCTGCTGCCCGAGCGCACCGTCGCCCAGAACGTGTTCCTCGGCCGCGAGCCGAAGCGCCGCGGCCTCGTCGATCGGGCGGCGATGCAGCGCGAGACGCGAGCGCTGCTCGACGAGCTCGGCATCGACACGATCGACGCGGATGCCCCGGTGCGAACCCTCACCGTCGCCGAGCAGCAGATCGTCGAGATCGTGAAGGCGCTCTCGACCGACGCCCGCGTCATCCAGATGGACGAGCCGACGGCCGCGCTCGCCGGCCACGAGGTCGAGCTGCTCTACGCGATCGTGCGCCGCCTCGCGGCACGCGGTGTGGCCATCCTCTACGTGTCGCACCGGCTGAAGGAGATCTTCGACCTCTGCGACACCATCACCGTGCTGAAAGACGGCGCGCTCGTCTCGACCGGTCCCGCATCGGAGCTCACCACCGACGAGCTCGTGCGGCGCATGGTCGGCCGCCCGATCTCCGCCTACTTCCCCGACGCCGAGCCCGGCACGGTGCTCGGCGAGCCGCGCCTCCAGCTCACGGGTGCGGGCAATGCCTATGTCGACGGGGTCGACCTCGAGCTCCGCGCGGGCGAGATCGTCGGCGTCGCGGGACTGCAGGGCTCGGGCCGCACCGAGCTCGTCGAGGGGGTCTTCGGCGTCACGCCCTTCACCCGCGGCGAGATGCAGCTCGACGGCCGACCGATCCATGTCACGTCGGCGCGCCAGGCCGTGCGCACGGGAATCGCCCTCATCACCGAAGACCGCAAGGCCCATGGGCTCGCACTCAACCAGTCCATCGCCGACAACGCCCTGCTCGTGATCCGATCCGTCTTCGCTCGGCGCACGAGTGAGGCGCGGCGCGAACTGCCGGGCGTGCTCTCGTCGCTCGAAGTCGTCTCGCGCGGCGTCGATCAGGAGGTGCAATACCTCTCGGGAGGAAACCAGCAGAAGGTCGTGCTCGCGAAGTGGCTCGCCACGAAGCCGAGCGTCGTGCTGCTCGACGAGCCGACGCGCGGCATCGACGTCGGCGCGAAGGTCGCCGTGTACAACCTCATGCGCCGGCTCGCGAAAGAAGGGGTCGCCATCCTCATGATCTCCTCGGAACTGCCCGAGGTCATCGGCATGTCCGACCGCATCATCGTGATGCACGACGGCCGCGCCTCCGCCGAACTGCCCGCACGGTCCGACGAGGCGACCATCCTCGCCGCCGCGACCGGCACGCTCAAGCTCGGAACGGGGGCGAAATGA
- a CDS encoding LuxR family transcriptional regulator yields MSAAHALERGDRALREWSWHEARAAFEEALLADETPEALEGLGTAASWLDDADTAITARERAYRMYRGRDDAEAAARVAVSLADDLVTFRGEHAVASGWLQRARRRLEDRPDSPVLVWADAVEASMAMMYERDLPRALALAEHGVADGRRIGDVDAEMIALSLLGLVLVSSGRLAEGLRVLDEAAAAAVSGEVRDPEVSAGVCCIFVTASARIRDFDRLAQWSRHVMQVSQAWTNRSMFTYPRIEHAAALIWWGHWGEAEQELAEALTDMSARPQLAALAMLRLADLRRRQGRYDEARSLLEELEASPYGIGYGERGETVRAALALDSGDLVTAAEAAERDLRALPADDIVEHVDGLEVLVRARLGLGDREEAQRAADTLRSIADATPTAPIRASASLAAGLVSAARGEHAAARGAFETAIAFYRAGGAPFETARARIELARSVSALGQPQRALEEARKAVAAFEELGARADAVAAAKIVADLESSVRPARPGPLTARESEVLRMVAAGMTNDEIAAALVLSVRTIERHLSNIYAKIGATGRAARAAATSYAHTHAIA; encoded by the coding sequence ATGAGCGCGGCTCATGCATTGGAGCGCGGCGATCGGGCACTCCGAGAGTGGTCCTGGCACGAGGCGCGCGCGGCCTTCGAGGAAGCGCTGCTCGCCGACGAGACACCCGAGGCGCTCGAAGGCCTGGGAACGGCGGCTTCATGGCTCGACGACGCCGACACGGCGATCACCGCCCGGGAGCGGGCGTACCGGATGTACCGCGGTCGTGATGACGCGGAAGCCGCCGCCAGGGTCGCCGTCAGCCTCGCCGATGACCTCGTGACCTTTCGCGGTGAGCACGCCGTGGCGTCGGGTTGGCTCCAGCGCGCCCGCCGACGACTCGAGGACCGACCCGACTCGCCGGTGCTCGTCTGGGCCGATGCCGTCGAGGCGTCCATGGCGATGATGTACGAGCGCGACCTCCCCCGCGCCCTCGCTCTCGCCGAGCACGGGGTGGCCGATGGCCGCCGAATCGGCGACGTCGACGCTGAGATGATCGCGCTGTCGTTGCTCGGCCTGGTGCTGGTGTCGTCAGGCCGCCTGGCGGAAGGGTTGCGTGTGCTCGACGAAGCCGCCGCGGCGGCCGTCTCCGGGGAAGTTCGCGACCCGGAGGTGTCGGCCGGCGTGTGCTGCATCTTCGTGACGGCGAGCGCGCGGATCCGCGACTTCGACCGGTTGGCGCAATGGTCACGGCACGTGATGCAGGTGTCGCAGGCGTGGACGAACCGTTCGATGTTCACCTATCCACGGATCGAGCACGCTGCGGCCCTCATCTGGTGGGGCCACTGGGGCGAGGCCGAACAGGAACTCGCCGAAGCGCTCACCGACATGTCCGCCCGGCCCCAGCTCGCCGCCCTCGCCATGCTGCGACTCGCCGACCTGCGACGCCGGCAGGGTCGGTACGACGAAGCACGGTCGCTGCTCGAGGAGCTGGAGGCGAGCCCGTATGGGATCGGCTACGGAGAGCGCGGCGAGACGGTGCGGGCCGCCCTTGCCCTGGACTCCGGAGATCTCGTCACGGCGGCAGAGGCGGCCGAGCGCGACCTGCGCGCGCTGCCGGCCGACGACATCGTGGAGCACGTCGACGGACTCGAGGTGCTGGTCCGCGCACGGCTGGGTCTGGGCGATCGCGAGGAGGCGCAGCGGGCGGCAGACACGTTGCGGTCGATCGCCGATGCGACGCCGACGGCTCCGATTCGCGCGTCGGCCAGCCTTGCTGCGGGGCTCGTCTCCGCGGCCCGGGGTGAGCACGCCGCCGCTCGCGGGGCGTTCGAAACGGCGATCGCGTTCTACCGAGCGGGCGGCGCGCCGTTCGAGACGGCCCGCGCCCGCATCGAACTGGCGAGGTCGGTCTCCGCGCTCGGCCAGCCGCAGCGCGCCCTCGAGGAGGCTCGGAAGGCCGTCGCCGCCTTCGAGGAGCTCGGTGCCCGTGCCGACGCCGTAGCGGCTGCGAAGATCGTGGCCGATCTCGAGTCGAGCGTGCGACCGGCCCGACCCGGACCGCTCACCGCTCGCGAGTCCGAAGTGCTGCGCATGGTCGCTGCCGGCATGACGAATGACGAGATCGCGGCCGCTCTCGTCCTCTCGGTGCGCACGATCGAGCGGCACCTGTCGAACATCTACGCCAAGATCGGCGCCACCGGCCGGGCCGCCCGGGCCGCGGCCACGTCGTACGCGCACACGCACGCCATCGCGTAG
- a CDS encoding aminotransferase class I/II-fold pyridoxal phosphate-dependent enzyme — translation MKKQISERVTTVAAATPFQLLYEFYRLSGYQERRHQPGVLDFTFGDPHDPPSTAYVEILREALIPQHELWFAYRIGDPKAIEAATESLRRHTGLPFEADDVHLTTGGFTAISVALKLVGDPGDEVIYSLPPWFLYEPIVLEAGLVPVKVSIDRGTFDLDLDAIAAAITPRTRIVIVNSPNNPTGRIYPVETLQRLAALLTDASERNGRRIYLISDEAYNRIVFDGERFHTPVEFYPWSFLAYSYGKTLLSPGERIGYLAVPPTMPDRAALRDAIEALQISGGWLFPNASMQYALPQLETLAFDIPLFQRKRDVMVEALLGMGYRVNVPEGTFYLFPQSPLPDDAEFAAILDSEDVLVLPGRMFETPGFFRISLTATLATIEESLPRFEAAMTRAKAAAVGAAR, via the coding sequence ATGAAAAAACAGATCTCCGAGCGGGTCACGACGGTTGCGGCCGCGACGCCGTTCCAGTTGCTCTACGAGTTCTACCGGCTCTCCGGCTACCAGGAGCGCCGGCATCAGCCGGGCGTGCTGGACTTCACCTTCGGCGATCCGCATGATCCGCCGTCCACTGCCTATGTCGAGATCCTGCGCGAGGCCCTGATCCCGCAGCACGAGCTCTGGTTCGCCTACAGGATCGGCGACCCGAAGGCGATCGAGGCGGCGACCGAGTCCCTCCGCCGGCACACCGGTCTGCCCTTCGAAGCCGACGACGTGCACCTCACGACGGGCGGGTTCACGGCGATCTCGGTTGCGCTGAAGCTCGTCGGCGATCCGGGGGACGAGGTCATCTACAGCCTGCCGCCGTGGTTCCTCTACGAGCCGATCGTCCTGGAGGCGGGTCTCGTGCCGGTGAAGGTATCGATCGACCGCGGGACCTTCGACCTCGATCTGGACGCGATCGCGGCAGCCATCACGCCGCGAACGCGCATCGTGATCGTCAACAGCCCGAACAATCCGACCGGCAGGATCTACCCGGTCGAGACGCTCCAACGGCTGGCTGCGCTGCTCACGGATGCATCGGAGCGCAACGGGCGCCGCATCTACCTCATCTCCGACGAGGCCTACAACCGCATCGTCTTCGACGGCGAGCGCTTCCACACCCCCGTGGAGTTCTACCCCTGGAGCTTCCTCGCCTACAGCTACGGAAAGACGCTGCTCTCACCGGGCGAGCGCATCGGGTATCTCGCGGTGCCGCCGACCATGCCCGACCGCGCTGCGCTGCGGGATGCCATCGAGGCGCTGCAGATCTCCGGCGGCTGGCTCTTCCCCAATGCGTCGATGCAGTACGCGCTGCCGCAGCTCGAGACACTCGCCTTCGACATCCCCCTGTTCCAGCGGAAGCGCGACGTGATGGTGGAAGCGCTGCTCGGCATGGGCTACCGGGTCAACGTGCCAGAGGGCACGTTCTACCTGTTCCCCCAATCGCCGTTGCCCGATGATGCGGAGTTCGCCGCGATCCTCGACAGTGAGGATGTGCTGGTGCTGCCCGGCCGGATGTTCGAGACGCCAGGCTTCTTCCGCATCTCGTTGACGGCGACCTTGGCGACGATCGAGGAGAGCCTGCCCCGGTTCGAGGCGGCAATGACCCGGGCGAAAGCGGCAGCCGTCGGAGCCGCTCGCTGA
- a CDS encoding ABC transporter permease: protein MSTLTEAPAPVRRPRRRRLDASLIVGIALVGVIIIGSVLVAGVGRNFFSAGNIRDILTGMSVLGFVAIGQTLVILCASLDLSVPYVVSLSSLIAADMMAGNPGNIPAAVVTVLVVAALIGTANGLIVTKLKVNGFIATLGTGLIIKGYLDTNYKGTSGNVPWEFQLIGATGVGPVPVSTLIMLGVAVLGALFLARTRTGNHMFAVGGNEQVARLSGIRTARPVIIAHVLCSMTAALAGLLLASRLGVGSPTVGSQGGYDLLSIAAVVLGGTLLLGGRGSIWGTIGGVAIFAVVDNVMSVMQVNPFLKDVVRGIVIVAAVAVYTARITERRRPRFTSTGASDAAGGGIAGGGKGAGSAGQGTPAVVQEEQA, encoded by the coding sequence ATGAGCACCCTCACCGAAGCCCCGGCCCCCGTGCGCCGGCCGCGCCGCCGTCGCCTCGACGCGAGCCTCATCGTCGGCATCGCGCTCGTGGGTGTCATCATCATCGGCTCGGTGCTCGTGGCGGGCGTCGGCCGCAACTTCTTCAGCGCAGGCAACATCCGCGACATCCTCACTGGCATGAGCGTGCTCGGCTTCGTGGCCATCGGCCAGACCCTCGTGATCCTGTGCGCCTCGCTCGACCTCTCGGTGCCCTACGTCGTGAGCCTCTCGAGCCTCATCGCGGCCGACATGATGGCCGGCAACCCGGGCAACATCCCCGCGGCCGTGGTCACGGTGCTCGTCGTGGCCGCGCTCATCGGCACGGCCAACGGCCTCATCGTGACGAAGCTCAAGGTGAACGGCTTCATCGCGACCCTCGGCACGGGCCTCATCATCAAGGGCTACCTCGACACGAACTACAAGGGCACGAGCGGCAATGTGCCGTGGGAGTTCCAGCTCATCGGGGCGACTGGCGTCGGCCCGGTGCCGGTCTCGACGCTCATCATGCTCGGCGTGGCGGTGCTCGGCGCGCTCTTCCTCGCTCGCACCCGCACCGGCAACCACATGTTCGCCGTCGGCGGCAACGAGCAGGTCGCACGGCTCTCGGGCATCCGCACCGCACGGCCGGTCATCATCGCCCACGTGCTGTGCTCGATGACCGCGGCCCTCGCGGGGCTCCTGCTCGCGAGCCGGCTCGGCGTCGGCAGCCCGACGGTCGGCAGCCAGGGCGGGTACGACCTGCTCTCGATCGCCGCCGTCGTGCTCGGCGGCACCCTCCTGCTCGGCGGCCGCGGCTCGATCTGGGGCACGATCGGCGGCGTCGCGATCTTCGCCGTCGTCGACAACGTCATGAGCGTCATGCAGGTCAACCCGTTCCTGAAAGACGTCGTGCGCGGCATCGTCATCGTCGCCGCCGTGGCGGTCTACACCGCGCGGATCACCGAACGGCGCCGACCGCGCTTCACGAGCACCGGCGCGTCGGATGCCGCAGGCGGCGGTATCGCCGGCGGAGGCAAAGGCGCGGGCAGTGCCGGGCAGGGCACGCCGGCCGTCGTACAGGAGGAGCAGGCATGA
- a CDS encoding Gfo/Idh/MocA family protein, giving the protein MTTDVIAPANTLRAGIVGGGFMAAVHTHAARAARAELTGGASSSARRARDAADRLGLGAAFDSVDALLAAPGIDVVHICTPNSTHAAIARAALEAGKHVICEKPLATTVTDAAELTELAADRGLVAAVPFVYRFHPMAREARARVARGETGRLLSVQGAYLQDWLAAPHDDDWRVDAELGGPSRAFADIGSHLVDLLEFVSGDRIVRLNASTRTVYEARSRHADIATEDLVAVVVELASGAIGTLLVSQVSAGRKNALSIELSGASGSIRFEQERPEQLWLGNVDGSSVLERDPARLAPDAARLALVPAGHPMGYQDAFNAFVADAYAAIDGRVPDGLPRFADGLRAVRVTEAVLASAASDGWVEVAA; this is encoded by the coding sequence ATGACAACGGACGTCATCGCCCCGGCCAACACCCTTCGCGCCGGCATCGTCGGCGGGGGGTTCATGGCCGCCGTGCACACGCATGCCGCACGAGCTGCTCGAGCCGAGCTCACGGGCGGTGCGTCGTCATCGGCGCGCCGTGCTCGCGACGCCGCCGATCGCCTCGGTCTCGGTGCGGCCTTCGACTCGGTCGACGCGCTGCTCGCCGCCCCCGGCATCGACGTCGTGCATATCTGCACGCCGAACAGCACGCACGCCGCGATCGCCCGTGCCGCCCTCGAGGCGGGCAAGCACGTGATCTGCGAGAAGCCCCTCGCAACGACGGTGACGGATGCCGCCGAGCTCACCGAGCTCGCCGCCGACCGCGGCCTCGTGGCGGCGGTGCCCTTCGTCTACCGGTTCCACCCGATGGCGCGAGAGGCCCGAGCCCGCGTCGCCCGGGGCGAGACCGGCCGGCTCCTCAGTGTGCAGGGCGCCTACCTCCAAGACTGGCTCGCCGCCCCCCACGACGACGACTGGCGTGTCGACGCCGAGCTCGGCGGCCCTTCGCGCGCCTTCGCCGACATCGGCTCGCACCTCGTCGACCTGCTCGAGTTCGTGTCGGGCGACCGCATCGTGCGCCTGAACGCCTCGACGCGCACGGTATACGAGGCTCGCTCGAGACACGCCGACATCGCCACCGAAGACCTCGTGGCCGTCGTCGTCGAGCTCGCGTCGGGCGCGATCGGCACGCTGCTCGTATCGCAGGTCTCGGCAGGCCGCAAGAACGCGCTGTCGATCGAGCTCTCGGGCGCGAGCGGCAGCATCCGGTTCGAGCAGGAGCGACCCGAGCAGCTCTGGCTCGGCAACGTCGACGGCTCGAGCGTGCTCGAGCGCGACCCGGCCCGGCTCGCCCCCGACGCGGCGCGCCTCGCGCTCGTGCCGGCGGGGCATCCGATGGGCTATCAAGACGCCTTCAACGCTTTCGTCGCCGACGCCTACGCTGCCATCGACGGCAGGGTTCCCGACGGGCTTCCCCGATTCGCCGACGGGCTGCGCGCCGTTCGCGTCACCGAGGCCGTGCTCGCCTCGGCGGCATCCGACGGCTGGGTGGAGGTGGCCGCATGA
- a CDS encoding ABC transporter permease, translating into MSAVTSDSQHLGHRLAGFGRTLISPRGAVFLLLIVLLIAITVLNPSFAEPSQFVRFVQRVAPVAIVAIGQYFVIVGGEFDLSMGSVVTAQVVIAGNLIGQDESKSIPVLLFMLAFGAFIGLVNGLIVSFLKVPSFIATLGMMLALLGATLYWTGGAATGNPADGFRQIGRGGIRDLPVIGVLPWSVVILVVLLVIAIWFARRPFGHSIKALGDNPTTARYSGTRTWWVKTSTFVLSSLSATVAGVLLVGYAGVHPSVGRGYEFTAITAVVLGGVVLGGGRGWVVAAAAGAFALEALFTLLNFAGVPSTYRDAVQGAIIILAVAYAATTIRARRRGRALETSPAPEAKEQDPSEDPARPAPIPSTLRADNETKGGS; encoded by the coding sequence ATGAGCGCCGTGACATCCGATTCCCAGCATCTCGGCCACCGCCTCGCCGGATTCGGCCGCACGCTCATCAGCCCGCGCGGCGCCGTGTTCCTCTTGCTCATCGTGCTGCTCATCGCGATCACCGTGCTGAATCCGTCGTTCGCCGAGCCCTCCCAGTTCGTGCGATTCGTGCAACGGGTCGCGCCGGTGGCGATCGTGGCGATCGGCCAGTACTTCGTGATCGTCGGCGGCGAGTTCGACCTCTCGATGGGCTCGGTCGTCACCGCGCAAGTGGTGATCGCCGGCAACCTCATCGGGCAGGACGAGTCGAAGTCGATCCCAGTGCTGCTCTTCATGCTCGCGTTCGGCGCGTTCATCGGGCTCGTCAACGGCCTCATCGTGTCGTTCCTCAAGGTGCCGAGCTTCATCGCGACGCTCGGCATGATGCTCGCCCTCCTCGGGGCGACGCTCTACTGGACGGGCGGCGCGGCCACCGGCAACCCGGCCGATGGGTTCCGGCAGATCGGGCGCGGCGGCATCCGCGACCTCCCGGTCATCGGGGTGCTGCCGTGGTCGGTCGTGATCCTCGTCGTGCTGCTCGTCATCGCGATCTGGTTCGCTCGCCGCCCCTTCGGCCACAGCATCAAGGCGCTCGGCGACAATCCCACGACCGCCCGCTACTCGGGCACGCGCACCTGGTGGGTGAAGACCTCGACCTTCGTGCTCTCGTCGCTCTCGGCCACCGTCGCCGGCGTGCTCCTCGTCGGGTACGCGGGCGTGCACCCGAGCGTCGGCCGCGGCTACGAGTTCACCGCGATCACGGCCGTCGTGCTCGGCGGCGTGGTGCTCGGCGGCGGGCGCGGCTGGGTCGTCGCCGCGGCGGCCGGCGCGTTCGCGCTCGAGGCGCTCTTCACGCTGCTGAACTTCGCCGGTGTGCCGTCGACGTACCGCGACGCGGTGCAGGGCGCCATCATCATCCTCGCGGTCGCGTATGCCGCGACGACCATCCGCGCGCGCCGTCGTGGCCGCGCCCTCGAGACTTCGCCGGCACCAGAGGCGAAGGAGCAGGATCCCTCCGAGGACCCTGCTCGTCCTGCACCCATTCCCTCGACGTTGAGGGCTGACAACGAAACCAAGGGAGGTTCGTGA
- a CDS encoding cupin domain-containing protein, with amino-acid sequence MPKTSKHDATETFEAEGYEGHLQELGGYTVAFETYTEDADLASLFAGLPDDRCQSVHLGYVLSGSVKFTFTDGHEEVYVAGDAYHVPPGHTPTIYAGTEVVEFSPTEALQQTLEVVNRNLEAAAATGG; translated from the coding sequence ATGCCCAAGACATCGAAACACGACGCCACCGAGACCTTCGAGGCCGAAGGCTACGAAGGTCATCTCCAGGAGCTCGGCGGATACACCGTCGCCTTCGAGACCTACACCGAGGACGCGGACCTCGCGTCCCTCTTCGCCGGGTTGCCCGACGACCGGTGCCAGAGCGTGCACCTCGGCTACGTGCTGAGCGGATCGGTGAAGTTCACGTTCACCGATGGGCACGAAGAGGTATACGTCGCAGGCGACGCCTATCACGTGCCGCCAGGACATACCCCGACGATCTACGCCGGCACCGAGGTCGTCGAGTTCAGTCCGACCGAGGCGCTGCAGCAGACGCTCGAGGTCGTCAACCGAAACCTGGAGGCGGCCGCGGCGACCGGTGGATAG